The Streptomyces sp. GSL17-111 region CTTCGCCACCGCCGTGTACATGGGCATGTCCGGCGCCTACCAGCGGGAGCCGGTGGGGGAGGCCCCGCCGCTGCGGGCCTCCGTCGTCCCCCTCAGCCCGCGCGGCCCGGTGCCGGGAGGTACGCCCGAGCGCCTGTTCGCCACCGGCCCCGCCGCCGACTTCCGCGTCGGTGCGGCGGGTGTGACGCGGCCCGAGCCGACGGCGACCCGGGACTTCACCGAGACACAGGTCGGGGCCGCGCTCGAGCTCGCCAAGAACTACGTCGTCGCCTCCGCGGTGGACTCCCGCGTCCTCAGGGGCAGCAGCCTCACCCCCGTGCGGCGGTTCCTCGTCCCGGACCAGCGCACCGACCTCGACCGGAGCGTGCGGGAGGCGGCGACCACGGGCACCACCACCCAGAGCGCCGGCGGCCCCGACGGCGTCCCGCCCGTGACCGGCTGGCTGGTCCGCTTCGACACCCAGAAGGTGACGCTGTCCGACGCGGGGGTGCGGGTCCGGGGCTCCCTGACCGTCACCCAGCGCGACCCGAACGCGCTGGAGGTCACGGCCGACCACGTCTTCGTCTACGCCGTACGGGCTGCGGGGCAGGCCGACGAGGAGCGCTCCTCGCTGGTCACCGTGCGGCGCCAGGTGCGCATGGTGATGCAGCGCGCGGACCTGCTGGACCAGCGGCTGCGCCTGGAACACGTCGTCATGCAGGCCGGTCCGCTGGCCTGCGGCACCCCCAACACCGACATGCTGCGGCCGCTCGCCGCCGGCGAGTCGGCCGACGGCGAGGAGGTGACCGGCACCGATCCCTTCGCCGACCGGCCCCTCGGATCGCCCGTGTGCGGGGTGCTGGCCGACGCGGCGCAGCCGGACCCGTCCCGCCGCTGACGCGCCCCGGGCCCGCGCCGGCGCGGGCCCGCACCGCGTGGGCCCGGGGCAGGAGGGGCTACGAGCCCTTCGGGCCGCCCTGGCCGCCGTCCGCCGTGCCGTCGCCGTCGCCGGAGCCGTCCGCCCGGCGTCCGCCGCCCGTCGCGAAGTCACGCAGCTTGCCGCCGAGGTCGCCGGCGCCGCCCGCGACGTCCCGGATGAGGCCCATGAGGGGGTCCTTGCTGTTCTTCACCGAGTCCCGGTAGTGGCCGGCCGATTCCCGGAGGGAGTCGGTCACCGAGGTGTCGTTGTCCTCGCCGCGACGCGGGTAGTGGCCGTCCATGACCCGCTGGTAGTCGCGGCTCTGCGCCCAGGCGCGCAGCTCGGCCGCGCGGACCGTGGTGAAGGGGTGGGTGCGGGGCAGCACCTGGAGGATCTTGAGCACGGAGTCCCGCAGGTCGCCGTTCGCCTTCTCGTACTCGTCGGCCTGGGCGAGGAAGGCGTCGATGTTCATCTCGTGCAGGTGGTGGCCGCCGGCGAGCTTCATGAGCCCGCGCATCGAAGCCTCCAGGTCCTGCCCGACGAGCAGGCCGGCCCGGTCCGCCGAGAGCTCCGACTTGCGGAACCACTCGCGCAGCGCCGTGACGAGCGCCATGATCGCCACGTTGCCCAGCGGGATCCACGCGACCTTCACCGCGAAGCTGGTCAGGAAGAGCAGTATGGTGCGGTAGAGGGCGTGTCCGGACAGTGCGTGCCCGACCTCGTGCCCGATGACCGCGCGCATCTCCTCCTCGTCCAGCAGCTCCACCAGGCCGGTGGTCAGGACGATGATCGGTTCGTCGAGGCCGATGCACATGGCGTTGGGCTGCGGGTTCTGCGTCACGTACATCGCCGGGACCTTCTCCAGGTCCAGGATGTAGCAGGCGTCGCGCAGCATGTCGTTGAGGTAGGCGAACTGCTGGTCGCCCACCCGCACGGAGTCGGAGAGGAACAGCAGCCGCAGGCTGCGCTCGGGCAGCAGGCCGCTGAGCGTCTTGAAGACCGTGTCGAAGCCCGTCAGCTTGCGCAGCGCCACGAGCGCGGAACGGTCGGAGGGGTGTTCGTAGGCCCGGGAGGAGATCTCCGGGAAGCGCCGCCGGTCACGGCCCGGCAGGTGCCCGGTTTTTCTCGTGCTGTCGCTCATTCGGCCCCCATGTAGCGAGAGTGCGTCAGGCCCGTCCCCTCACAGGCCGTTCCGGTCGGTCTCGGCGACCGGCCCGGCCCAGCCTACGGGGTGGGTGCACCGGCCGCGAGAATCCTCTCCGCTTACGATGTGCTGAACCTCCTGCCCAGTTCCCTCCCGGACAAGGTCCAGATGACGATGACTCTTCTCAGCTCCGCCCCCGTCCTCTCCCTGATCGCCTCGGAAGGCGAGGAGCACGGTGCGTACGCCAGCCTCAACCCGTGGCTCATCGGCGGCATCGGGCTGTTCATCCTGCTGCTCCTGCTGTGGGGCACCACCCGCTTCAACCGGGACCGCTGAGCGACGCGGGCGGCGGGGCGACAGCGGTTAGGGTCAGCGCATGGCAGAGCACATAGTGCCGGGCCCGGGCAGGCGCCGGCTCGGCGTGATGGGCGGGACCTTCGACCCGATCCACCACGGCCACCTGGTCGCGGCCAGCGAGGTGGCGGCGCGGTTCGATCTCGACGAGGTCATCTTCGTGCCCACCGGCCAGCCGTGGCAGAAGAGCCACCAGCAGGTGTCGCCCGCCGAGGACCGCTACCTGATGACGGTCATCGCCACGGCCTCCAACCCGCAGTTCTCCGTCAGCCGCCTGGACATCGACCGGGGCGGCAAGACGTACACCATCGACACGCTCCGGGACCTGCGGGCCGAGCACCCCGACGACGACCTGTTCTTCATCACCGGCGCCGACGCCCTGGGCCAGATCCTGACCTGGCGGGACGCCGACGAGCTGTTCTCCCTGGCCCACTTCATCGGCGTCACCCGGCCCGGCCACCACCTCGCCGACCCCGGCCTGCCGGACGGCGGGGTCTCCCTCATCGAGGTGCCGGCCCTGGCGATCTCCTCCACGGACTGCCGGGCGCGGGTGGCGCACGGCGACCCGGTCTGGTATCTCGTGCCGGACGGCGTCGTGCGGTACATCACCAAGCGCCGCCTCTACCGGGACGCGTCGGTACCGAACAGCTAGAGGGGCGGCAGGCGTGAACGACCGACAGGAACCGTACGGCGCACAGCGGTTCGTCGGGTACGACGAGTACGGTCGGCCGGTCTACGAGGACCCGTACGCCCCGGACCCGGGGGCCTACGCCCCGAACCCCGACGCCTACGGCGCGCCCCCCGTCGCCGAGGCCCCCCGGCAGCCCGCACCGGAGTACGGCTACGGCGCACCGGACGGCTACGCCGCTCCGGAAGGGACCGGCGCACCGGGCTACGGGTACGACCCCTACCAGGGCGGGCAGGACGCGACGGCGTGGATGCCGCAGCAGCAGCCGTTCACCGAATCCGCCCAGCAGCCCTACGCACCGCACCCGGAGGCGTCCGCCACGCCGTACCCGGAGGCGTCCTACCCGGGGTCGGACTATCCGGAGGCGTCCTACCCGGGGACGTCCTACCCGGCTGCCCCCTCGTACGACGGGTCGGCGGCGTACGGGCAGTACGGGCAGCAGCAGTCGTACCCGCAGGAGCCCGGGTACGGGCAGCAGGCCGCCTACGAGACGTACCCCGCGTACCGGGCCGAGCCCGAGCCCGAGCCCGGTTCCGGGCCCGCGCCCGGGACGCCGCCGGAGGGTGCCACCGACGGCTCCGGTCGCGCCGAGGACGGTGGCGGCCCGCCGCACGTGGCCGACCGGGCCGGTGCGAGCCCGGCCGAGGACGGCGAACCGTACCGGACGGAGCAGTTCTCCTTCATCGAGGAGGAGAGCGGGCAGTCCGAAGACGTCATCGACTGGATGAAGTTCAGCGAGAGTCGGACGGAACGCCGAGAGGAGGCCAAGCGCCGCGGACGCCACCGCACGATCGCCCTCGTGGTGGCCGCCGTGCTGCTGGTCGTCGGCGGCACCGGCTACCTGTGGTCGGCGGGGAAGCTGCCGTTCCTGGGAGAGGACGGGACGGAGGCCGCCAAGCCCGGCGGGGAGCGGCCCGACGTGGTCGTCCTGCACCTGCGGGACATCGACACCGAGAACGTCTCCACCGCCCTGCTCGTCCGCAACGAGGCCGCGGGCAGCAGCACCACCGTCCTGCTGCCCAACTCCCTCGCCCTGACGACGACCGACGGGAGCACGACGACGCTCGGACAGTCCTTCGAGGGGCAGGGTGCGGGGGCCACCCGGGAGGCCCTCGGGACCCTTCTCGGCGCCA contains the following coding sequences:
- a CDS encoding SCO2583 family membrane protein, with amino-acid sequence MAGRADSPDGIPGGSDDEFRSTVFDESFVRQARLQEYSAQERLDDPEHREHPVRRQPSGVMRLGGSSVKQGIVLLTLVVLAFATAVYMGMSGAYQREPVGEAPPLRASVVPLSPRGPVPGGTPERLFATGPAADFRVGAAGVTRPEPTATRDFTETQVGAALELAKNYVVASAVDSRVLRGSSLTPVRRFLVPDQRTDLDRSVREAATTGTTTQSAGGPDGVPPVTGWLVRFDTQKVTLSDAGVRVRGSLTVTQRDPNALEVTADHVFVYAVRAAGQADEERSSLVTVRRQVRMVMQRADLLDQRLRLEHVVMQAGPLACGTPNTDMLRPLAAGESADGEEVTGTDPFADRPLGSPVCGVLADAAQPDPSRR
- a CDS encoding M48 family metallopeptidase, with amino-acid sequence MSDSTRKTGHLPGRDRRRFPEISSRAYEHPSDRSALVALRKLTGFDTVFKTLSGLLPERSLRLLFLSDSVRVGDQQFAYLNDMLRDACYILDLEKVPAMYVTQNPQPNAMCIGLDEPIIVLTTGLVELLDEEEMRAVIGHEVGHALSGHALYRTILLFLTSFAVKVAWIPLGNVAIMALVTALREWFRKSELSADRAGLLVGQDLEASMRGLMKLAGGHHLHEMNIDAFLAQADEYEKANGDLRDSVLKILQVLPRTHPFTTVRAAELRAWAQSRDYQRVMDGHYPRRGEDNDTSVTDSLRESAGHYRDSVKNSKDPLMGLIRDVAGGAGDLGGKLRDFATGGGRRADGSGDGDGTADGGQGGPKGS
- the nadD gene encoding nicotinate-nucleotide adenylyltransferase; the protein is MAEHIVPGPGRRRLGVMGGTFDPIHHGHLVAASEVAARFDLDEVIFVPTGQPWQKSHQQVSPAEDRYLMTVIATASNPQFSVSRLDIDRGGKTYTIDTLRDLRAEHPDDDLFFITGADALGQILTWRDADELFSLAHFIGVTRPGHHLADPGLPDGGVSLIEVPALAISSTDCRARVAHGDPVWYLVPDGVVRYITKRRLYRDASVPNS
- a CDS encoding LytR C-terminal domain-containing protein, whose protein sequence is MNDRQEPYGAQRFVGYDEYGRPVYEDPYAPDPGAYAPNPDAYGAPPVAEAPRQPAPEYGYGAPDGYAAPEGTGAPGYGYDPYQGGQDATAWMPQQQPFTESAQQPYAPHPEASATPYPEASYPGSDYPEASYPGTSYPAAPSYDGSAAYGQYGQQQSYPQEPGYGQQAAYETYPAYRAEPEPEPGSGPAPGTPPEGATDGSGRAEDGGGPPHVADRAGASPAEDGEPYRTEQFSFIEEESGQSEDVIDWMKFSESRTERREEAKRRGRHRTIALVVAAVLLVVGGTGYLWSAGKLPFLGEDGTEAAKPGGERPDVVVLHLRDIDTENVSTALLVRNEAAGSSTTVLLPNSLALTTTDGSTTTLGQSFEGQGAGATREALGTLLGATFQGTWRLDTPFLENLVEAVGGITLDADATVPAEEEDDPPLVAEGPNRDLNGRAAVAYATHRAEDEEQTRQLARFGRVIHAVLEKLSTDPAAATETVVGLGQIPDPSLTDGQLGGALAELAAHARADKLETTLLPVEQNGTLSDETARGLVKEVLGGTVRNSDPGAAVSVSVRDATGEEGAAQSAQITLINGGYTVVPARQADASADSSTVTYADEADAEKAEEVAKTLGLPEDAVRQGEGAANADVTVVLGTDFDS